The following proteins are encoded in a genomic region of Opitutaceae bacterium:
- a CDS encoding VTT domain-containing protein, which produces MDTKVSGDPHPSRPPEAVRRRPWLRLGLVLGCVILVPFFLWGTRLEGWGREVLAVEWTTPLAAALVVTLLGLDVLLPIPSSVVLVWSGYELGFGLGVLASWVGLTISLLAGWALGRATGAMRRAALLPEKERAQLELFLGRWGALGVALTRGVPVLAEAASFLSGYGSMRLRDVLLAGGIGNAALALAMAAFGAASGTHAWLGVSAALGMPALGWIAWRAFRQKV; this is translated from the coding sequence GTGGATACAAAGGTGTCCGGCGATCCGCATCCCAGCAGACCCCCTGAAGCCGTACGCCGGCGTCCCTGGCTCCGGCTCGGCCTGGTGCTCGGGTGTGTGATCCTGGTTCCTTTCTTCCTGTGGGGGACGCGCCTCGAAGGGTGGGGCAGGGAGGTGCTGGCCGTGGAATGGACCACGCCGCTGGCGGCGGCACTCGTGGTGACGCTCCTGGGTTTGGACGTGCTGCTGCCGATACCCTCGAGTGTCGTCCTGGTGTGGTCCGGATATGAGCTGGGCTTTGGCCTGGGGGTGCTCGCCTCATGGGTGGGACTGACGATCAGCCTGCTCGCGGGATGGGCCCTCGGGCGTGCGACCGGCGCGATGCGGCGTGCGGCGTTGCTGCCGGAAAAGGAACGGGCGCAACTGGAGCTGTTTCTGGGCCGCTGGGGAGCCTTGGGAGTCGCGCTGACGCGTGGTGTGCCCGTGCTCGCCGAGGCGGCGTCATTCCTTTCTGGATACGGCAGCATGCGCCTTCGGGATGTCCTCCTTGCGGGCGGGATTGGAAACGCCGCGCTTGCGCTGGCGATGGCCGCTTTCGGTGCCGCGAGCGGCACGCACGCCTGGCTTGGCGTGTCGGCCGCACTCGGGATGCCGGCGCTTGGCTGGATCGCCTGGCGTGCATTTCGCCAAAAAGTTTGA
- a CDS encoding glycoside hydrolase family 97 protein: MTTPLKLLIGLFLVACVALRGETLKSPNGRITVDVTVSHKIHYSVALDGELLLKPSRLTLTLADGSVLGQRAKVLESKTTNHKGEIQQPWGRRKAIQDAYNQLELVCDGGYSVVFRVYDDGVAYRFRTSRSGEIVVKAEEVQWVLPSLGVALWTTDYNAIDSSFEAIYARKPFADVKEDGYAYAPVLIEYPSGARMLITDSDIRDYPGLYVQKEAKTGRPELRGLFAEAPKRTADGGWAKFNRVVVERHDYLAKTAGTREFPWRALVVADSDKTLLDSELTTKLGAPNVIGDTSWLKPGHAAWEWWNDWNLSGVDFRTGINNETYRYYIDFAADNNIPYLVVDEGWSNQFDLGVPATGLDTKAMMAYAKERNVKIILWMVWKTLVDEFDTAFKRVADLGAAGMKVDFFDRDDQEAVASMEAIAKEAAKYKLVVDFHGCRALPGLARTYPNIFNFEGVRGGEYNKFAKEGAPTTGYNVILPFTRGLVATMDYTPGGMRNVHPAEFVASNSNPVTMGTRSHQVAMFVVYDAPLQMLCDAPTAYQREPELLKFLREIPVTWDDSRALAAKVGDHVAIARKSGSTWYVGCMAGSEARTLTIDLGFLGEGGYKATLVGDTVNSERLATDYRIHSFDTNSSAKVEIRLAPGGGAVIKLEKK; encoded by the coding sequence ATGACTACCCCCCTAAAGCTCTTAATCGGATTGTTCCTTGTCGCCTGCGTCGCACTGCGCGGTGAAACGCTGAAATCGCCCAACGGGCGGATCACCGTCGACGTCACGGTTTCCCACAAGATCCATTACTCAGTTGCCCTCGACGGCGAGCTTCTCCTGAAGCCCAGCCGCCTGACGCTTACGCTTGCCGACGGCTCCGTGCTCGGCCAGCGCGCGAAGGTCCTCGAATCGAAGACCACGAACCATAAAGGCGAGATCCAGCAACCCTGGGGCCGCCGCAAAGCCATCCAGGACGCCTACAACCAGCTCGAACTGGTCTGCGACGGCGGCTACTCCGTCGTGTTTCGCGTGTATGATGACGGCGTCGCGTACCGCTTCCGCACCAGCCGTTCCGGCGAGATCGTCGTGAAGGCGGAGGAAGTGCAATGGGTGCTGCCGTCGCTTGGCGTGGCGCTCTGGACGACGGACTACAACGCGATCGACAGCTCATTCGAGGCCATCTACGCCCGCAAGCCCTTCGCCGACGTGAAGGAGGACGGGTATGCCTATGCACCCGTCCTTATCGAGTATCCCAGCGGTGCGCGGATGCTGATCACGGATTCCGACATTCGCGACTACCCGGGCCTGTATGTGCAGAAGGAGGCGAAGACCGGCCGCCCGGAGCTGCGCGGCCTGTTCGCGGAGGCGCCGAAGCGCACGGCTGACGGCGGCTGGGCTAAGTTCAATCGGGTCGTCGTGGAGCGCCACGACTATCTGGCGAAGACCGCGGGCACGCGGGAGTTTCCGTGGCGCGCCCTCGTCGTCGCCGATTCGGACAAGACCCTTCTCGACAGTGAACTTACCACGAAGCTCGGCGCCCCGAACGTGATTGGCGACACATCCTGGCTCAAGCCCGGCCACGCCGCCTGGGAATGGTGGAACGACTGGAACCTGTCTGGCGTGGATTTCCGCACCGGGATCAACAACGAGACCTACCGCTACTACATCGATTTTGCCGCCGACAACAACATCCCGTACCTCGTCGTCGACGAGGGCTGGTCGAACCAGTTCGACCTCGGCGTGCCCGCGACGGGCCTCGATACAAAGGCCATGATGGCTTATGCCAAGGAGCGCAACGTGAAGATCATCCTCTGGATGGTCTGGAAGACGCTCGTGGACGAGTTCGACACCGCCTTCAAGCGGGTCGCCGACCTCGGTGCCGCGGGCATGAAGGTCGACTTCTTCGACCGCGATGACCAGGAGGCAGTGGCGAGCATGGAGGCGATCGCCAAGGAAGCCGCCAAGTACAAGCTCGTCGTCGACTTCCACGGTTGCCGCGCCCTCCCGGGCCTCGCGCGCACCTATCCGAACATCTTCAACTTTGAGGGCGTGCGCGGTGGCGAGTACAACAAGTTTGCCAAGGAAGGTGCGCCGACCACCGGCTACAACGTGATCCTGCCCTTCACCCGCGGCCTTGTCGCCACGATGGATTACACCCCGGGCGGCATGCGCAATGTGCACCCCGCCGAGTTTGTGGCGAGCAACAGCAATCCCGTCACGATGGGCACACGCTCGCACCAGGTCGCGATGTTCGTCGTTTACGACGCCCCGCTGCAGATGCTCTGCGATGCCCCGACCGCCTACCAGCGCGAGCCCGAACTCCTGAAGTTCCTGCGCGAGATTCCCGTGACGTGGGACGACAGCCGCGCCCTTGCGGCCAAGGTGGGCGACCACGTGGCCATCGCGCGCAAGAGCGGTTCCACCTGGTATGTCGGCTGCATGGCGGGTTCCGAGGCCCGCACGCTGACCATCGACCTCGGTTTCCTCGGTGAAGGCGGCTACAAGGCCACCCTCGTGGGCGACACCGTGAATTCCGAGCGCCTGGCCACCGATTATCGTATCCACAGCTTTGATACGAACTCCTCCGCAAAGGTAGAGATTCGCCTGGCGCCCGGAGGCGGTGCCGTGATCAAGCTCGAGAAGAAGTGA
- the hemA gene encoding glutamyl-tRNA reductase, whose product MNSPHPSGQALFYFGASHHNCPIDLRERLAVTDERWAETLKAVTQEAGLREYVLLNTCNRVEFYGIGTADAAQLASRRFFAHQGFSEEQASAVCRESVNKGVLTHLISVASGIDSQMLGETEILGQVKDAYARAVTEQTVGPVLNRAFQKTFQYAKYVRSHTAITEGQISVANVAVDLAAKIFGQLKHVRVLLLGAGDIGEKTAKAFQSRGAAAATVSSRTLERSMELARQYGGAALPWENFEAHLGSFDIVVCSTAAPHSVVSTEAVRSAMSGRISQPLFFIDLALPRDVEPEVAGLDNVFVYNLDDLARIAEENLAAREAEIGRASAMIQEKAGALWDQLVPLLARK is encoded by the coding sequence ATGAACAGTCCCCACCCTTCGGGGCAGGCGCTGTTCTATTTCGGCGCCAGTCACCACAATTGTCCCATTGACCTGCGTGAACGGCTCGCCGTGACGGACGAGCGATGGGCCGAGACGCTCAAAGCCGTCACCCAGGAGGCGGGGCTTCGGGAGTACGTGCTTCTCAACACGTGCAATCGCGTTGAATTCTATGGCATCGGCACCGCTGATGCCGCCCAGCTCGCCTCGCGGCGGTTCTTCGCCCACCAGGGCTTCTCCGAAGAGCAGGCCAGCGCCGTCTGCCGCGAATCCGTGAACAAAGGGGTGCTCACCCACCTCATCTCCGTCGCCTCCGGGATCGATTCCCAGATGCTCGGCGAAACCGAGATTCTGGGCCAGGTGAAGGATGCCTACGCCCGGGCCGTCACCGAGCAGACGGTCGGCCCCGTACTCAATCGCGCCTTCCAGAAGACTTTCCAGTACGCGAAATACGTTCGCTCCCACACCGCCATCACCGAGGGCCAGATCAGCGTCGCCAACGTCGCGGTTGACCTCGCAGCCAAGATCTTCGGACAGCTGAAGCACGTCCGCGTGCTGCTGCTCGGCGCCGGAGACATCGGGGAAAAGACCGCAAAGGCCTTCCAGAGCCGCGGCGCCGCGGCGGCCACCGTCTCCAGCCGCACCCTGGAGCGCTCCATGGAACTCGCACGCCAGTACGGCGGCGCCGCACTGCCCTGGGAGAATTTCGAGGCCCATCTCGGAAGCTTCGACATCGTGGTCTGCTCGACCGCCGCTCCGCATTCAGTCGTATCCACGGAGGCAGTACGGTCCGCGATGAGCGGGCGAATTTCGCAGCCGCTCTTCTTCATCGACCTCGCCCTGCCGCGCGATGTCGAGCCGGAGGTGGCGGGCCTGGACAACGTCTTCGTGTACAATCTCGATGACCTGGCGCGCATCGCCGAGGAGAATCTCGCCGCGCGCGAGGCGGAGATTGGTCGCGCCTCCGCAATGATCCAAGAGAAGGCGGGCGCCCTTTGGGACCAGCTCGTTCCCCTCCTCGCACGCAAATGA
- the ccsA gene encoding cytochrome c biogenesis protein CcsA: MTPLTDRTWLWFAAAAYLAGFGLGTWGVLRERIHSRAWMYTVVSAGFTLHTFGLYLRGMAVGGCPIGNTFELFQFTAWSAIAIYLAIGAAFRLSLLGYFTACLAAVMTSLSLAIPAWDEVKRVSIFGGNPWIEFHAALALLAYGVFALLALTSVMYLLQHYSLRERRLHGMFSFLPSIRDLDQIGLRLLVAGTIMIGLSLGVGAVYWLEDPGSVHVAKLLSTILVAASYVGALVLRLRQVLAGRRLSWTCIILFGCALLSLSAVDASRRPPSATPPTLTP; the protein is encoded by the coding sequence ATGACTCCCCTCACCGACCGCACCTGGCTCTGGTTCGCCGCCGCGGCATACCTGGCCGGGTTCGGCCTCGGCACGTGGGGAGTACTTCGCGAGCGCATCCACTCACGGGCATGGATGTACACCGTGGTGTCGGCGGGGTTCACCCTTCACACCTTCGGCCTTTACCTGCGCGGCATGGCAGTGGGGGGCTGCCCGATCGGCAACACCTTCGAGCTCTTCCAGTTCACCGCCTGGTCCGCCATCGCCATCTACCTCGCCATCGGCGCGGCCTTCCGGCTGAGCCTCCTCGGGTACTTCACCGCCTGCCTGGCCGCGGTCATGACCTCGCTCTCACTCGCCATTCCCGCCTGGGACGAGGTGAAACGGGTGTCGATCTTCGGAGGCAATCCCTGGATTGAGTTCCACGCCGCACTGGCCCTGCTCGCCTACGGGGTCTTTGCCCTGCTCGCACTGACCTCGGTGATGTATCTGCTGCAGCACTACAGCCTGCGCGAGCGGCGGCTCCACGGCATGTTCTCGTTCCTGCCCTCCATCCGCGACCTCGACCAGATCGGCCTGCGCCTGCTCGTCGCCGGCACAATCATGATTGGCCTGTCGCTGGGCGTGGGCGCCGTGTACTGGCTCGAAGACCCGGGCAGCGTGCACGTCGCCAAGTTGCTGAGCACCATCCTTGTCGCAGCCTCCTATGTCGGCGCCCTGGTGCTCCGCTTGCGGCAAGTCCTCGCCGGCAGGCGCCTTTCCTGGACCTGCATCATTCTCTTTGGCTGCGCCCTCCTTTCCCTTTCAGCCGTCGACGCGAGCCGGCGGCCACCGAGCGCCACGCCCCCCACCCTCACCCCATGA